The segment CATCAACCTTACACAGCAAAGACCAAAGACGGTAAGCGCAtaaatgaaaaccttaaataaattttgaacaattcaaaaataatttgtgttaaTAAATGCCATTTTTTCATGTATGTTTTcaatacaatttatttattagctatttattgaattaaataaaaaaataaaaaaaggaaaaaaataaaggtAGGCCTACTACCTAGGGATAACTtaccgtatggcgccaccaccttttcactcatttttacaaaaagtgatatatatcaatcaggtaaattagatattatattattttatttcgaatgaaaaagtggtggcgccatacggaaacttttccaataagGTCAACATGATGGTCAATGATTCGGAAGAAAGATGcttaatttttatatttatttgacTGGGCATGCTGGGTGATCAAGCAAACTATATTGTGACTACCAACAATTTATAGATTGTTAAAtcttagacccagtaactggggcgctgtaccctgtactccttttttcgaaattttgacattctctgtcgaccgagaatgtcaaaatgtcgaaaaaaggagtacagcgccccagttactgggtctagttaAATCTCATTTCTGTTTGTTCCATGCCGTGAGTATGAAAACTGTGATATCATTTGGGGTagccctactcctagaactatttcggtttcgtcagGCTATCGTCTCCTGTaatgggagacgatagccggacgaaaccgaaatagttctaggagtagggtaGCCCCACCACTTATGTGGCCAAGGCTACATGTAGCTGAATCCAGCTacccttggccacacaagtttGGCTACATCTGGGGATGCTTGAATATAGGGATACTCCGGATAGTTGAGTTGTTAGACTAGGAGTAGACTTGACTCTGGAGTAGAGTAGACCCAGTTAGTATTGACTGTGGCGCTGTTCTCCTTTCTTCACGAAATTTGTGAGTATCCAGTCGTGCTCGTACGACAAGTTTCGAAAAAAAAGGTAGCAAGTTAGCATGATAAGTTTAGTTTGTTTTCTCAATTATTTAATAATAGCTCATCCACTTTTATCTTACAAAATTACTCTTGAAATCTGTAgtgttgttaaaaaataatgcaCTGACCTGTTTTTACTTTCCTTTTAAGATCGTCATTGAGGGCAACATCGGAAGTGGAAAATCGACGCTGCTGAAATATTTTGGTCAAAAGGATGACATTGAGGTGTTTCCAGAACCAGTTCATAAATGGAGGGATAATAAGGGACAGAATATGTTGGTAAATATTGAAGGACTTTCAAGACTTTTGTGATCaggttgtcttttttttttttttggggggggcctAATCATCCTTAtacgcagctaagagctgatttgcgaaggatgcggctacaacgtgtttgagaagcaggcatacAATGGCTTGTTTGGCTGCCATCCACATCAACTCATTATGACCagggagcacagccaagattgaaatgtgttttatttttccagagggaggaaaaccggatggtctgaaaccctcgtggcacagcagagaaccaacgcacaactccactcacatatggccctcaACTCACATTTATGGCCCTGGAAtctcaccttggtgagaggcaggtgctttacgcacaagccaaccatgccacccaaaaacgctgtctgaccattcactaCTAATACTAGATGTAGAATTCAGTATCATCTTCTACCTGGTTTTAAATTATAGATTAACTGTGCCAGCAGTAGGATTATAGCAATGTAGTGAAAGCATCTGCACCAGGGCTTGAACTTGGGTGATTTAAAACCATAAGACCACAGGGATTATTCCTTTCTCGAGTTTAGGAAAAGTAACCTGTCCTAattacttaggatgggttcaatgcctcCTAGCGTCTAAGGATACTAAACtgaactcgtcccaagtcctaggattaatcctaacttaggaagagtttggtgaaatcgacggctgtaccCATCAAATACTAAACAATGTTTGCTTTGACATTTGCAGGATCTGTTATACCAGGATCCAAGTCGATGGAGTTTTGCCTTTCAGTCATATGTACAGTTCACGATGCTGCAGGTTCACCAAGCACAGCCTAGGCCTACATCTAGAGTCAAGATGATGGAGAGATCAATACACAGTGGCAAATACTGCTTCATTGAAAATCTCTACAAAAGGTATTAAACTTTCACTCCTTTACAATTTACTGGCTCCACTCCATGGGAGTATGATGCCAGGCTGGTGTGGGGGCTATGGGAATTTATTGGAGCAGTTGCTTGAAGTTGTTCAAGCTTTTTATAAATCAAATTGGTCTTTGATTTTCTTCCACTCTTGACGCCAAACTTTTTTTGTTCCACAGTAATAAGTTACAGACACCGGAATACAATGTACTGAGCGagtggtttgattggctgctaACAACAAAAGATCTTCATGTTGATCACATAGGTAAGGCCTCAATATGTGTAGTCGGTAGTTCCaaataccttaaaggcagtggacactattggtaattactcaaaataattatcagcataaaccctcacctggtaacgagtaatggggagaggttggtggtataaaacaatgtgagaaactgctccctctgaagtaacgtagtttttgagaaagaagtaattttccacgaatttgatttcgagacctcaagtttagaatttgaggtctcgaaatcaagcatctgaaatcacaaaactttgtgtgacaagggtgtttctttctttcatagttatctcgcatctccgacgaccaatcgagctcaaattttcacaggtttgttattttttgcatatgttgagatacaccaagtgggaagactggtctttgacaattaccaatagtgtccattgtctttaattccTTGCAGAACGGTGTCTTGTGATTAACTGATTTAAGTTCATGAAAAATCCCATAAGGTTGATTTcgcaaagagttaagacttgtcttatcttaagttaggaagagttactcatGGTAACTTAGGACTGGCCATACGTTTTGTATACCTCccaggactagtcccaagttaggactagtcctaattctttgtgaaatcaacgccAGGAACCAGTGTACTGCATTCCTTGGCTATGAATAAGCTGATGAATAAACACGAAACAACTATAATACAAAAGAATATGCATACATGAGTCTAGATCTACTTGCAGCGGGTACTGCAcaagatttaatagatgttaaatttgcatcagggataaagaatattagtttagggttttggtttttacccattacatcgatgtgtgttagcactgtaatactcggtacttacccaaattctgtgaaaaaatcacagatatTACTTGggtgtttgattatttttccaCAGTTTCTGGTTTTCagttagtttttaaatttctttttaatagTGTACCTGCGTAGCACCCCAGAACAATGTCAGAGGCGGATTTGTGAGCGGAGTCGTAAGGAGGAGTCCGGAATACCTCTGGAATATCTCAGAGAACTCCATGAGATGCATGAGGATTGGCTCATCAGGAAgacaaagtttcaacttccagcaccagtactggtaaatatTTTTTCACAAGTCCACTCCAatacttttgtatttttttacattttaaattttttttatgcaagtcgccagacacacaaggcctgtgaaggccacttcaaggtgtgggctacaactatTCTTTtgccagaggccgttgccacctactcctagggctaaaacaaggttaccccttttacagtccatgtcgatgtaggcttgggtatcatcaatccaaagcctggccggtagcacagaaagcactacctccccaattttacgtagcaagtgtcatggccgggattcgaacccacatatATGTTTTCTCagatatattataataataaccccATTTGTTTGTCCTTGTTCAATTAGGTTCTTGATGCGTCAAAGTCACTAGCGGAAATGGAGCACCAATTTAAGTATCTTGAGGATAAACTGGAACTTAATGTATGACACTTGTGTACACACTTAAAACCAaaggtcttaaaggcagtggacacttttggtaattactcaaataattattagtataaaacctttcttggtgacgagtaatggggagaggttgatggtataaaacattgtgagaaacggctccctctgaagtgccatagtttttcgagaaagaagtaattgtccacgaatttgatttcgagacctcagatttggaacttgaggtcccggtatcaaccatctaaatgcacacaacttcatgtgacaagagttatttttctatcattatctcgcaacttcgatgaccaatcaagctcaaattttcacatgtttgttattttatgcatatgttgagataccccaattgtgaaggcttgtctttgacaattaccaacagtgtgtACTGCCTTTAGGAAAAGATTTATCAACCATACCATGACCAAATACTTACTGTTAccaaggttttagccaggatttagTGTGAGGATGTTCAAGTTTCttggaaatgaaaaaaaaccgggcgtccaaattgttcacttacattatttacaaatttacatgtaaatgacagataaaacagggtgtccaaatttgaaaCAGGGTGTCTAAAAGACACACAGACTGTGTCtaaaagacacacagacacacctctggctaacactattTCTGTGACAAGATACGTTTTTTTAAACaccatttttaaaaacagtttttataccGTTTGTAGATAGTAAATTTATAAAAGGTGACCATTATTGCATGAATGTtttaacaaggttttttttctgaagtgTTTAGTCTTATAAATCTCACTCATTCTTAGAAAGAGTTATGTTTATTTCTAAATTGTGTATAAATACTAGTATTATTTTATCTATTATATTCAACATTTTATGTAAATACATATCAGAGGTCGTACAATTGAACATTTGCTTAATTTGAATGCTTGTGAATTCCCTTTTGTGAGCCAACCAGAACAGTGAATGAATCCTGAAGTCCAGGGCCCATCATGGCTCTTCTTACCaacaaactctgcgcttacgatcactatTCTCCGCTTGCACAGCAatcgccaaatttctgcgctagttgtgtaagcgtagaatgcctagtaatgttgAGTACGCACGCGACACTAGCgaaaattccccgctaacccgtgaattACACTtaacgtaagcacagaattccctgcttttgcaagcgccgattctttgccatttttaagcagagccatgaatttgggccaaGAGCTTGATCAAATGAATTACTCAAATATTGCAATCAGAGTCCAGTGTCAAAAACAGGAAACTTCCGCAGGGCTCCCTCACAGACTATATTTTGCATGCTACTCCAAGTCATGCGTTAATATATAAAGTACAAAACTCTCCTGTAGTGGATGACAGAATATATTCTTGTacagtttttttattatcatagtttcattcattcatccTCTATAAATCGAATGAAGATCTTCTTGGatgttgtataaaacaaatactgGGGCTCAACATTAAAGAAACATGTTGctttggatcggccgagttggtctttaaaaagcaattgtaatcgtttgttataaaatgcacatgattagagagatattttaaaagtagaatataatgatccacacaagtatcactcgaaattatgtgattttccttttacgttgtcggctaacacagtcggccatttatgggagtcgacatttttgactcccatgagttagttcgcaaagtaaaaggaaaaccacgctatttcgagtcaaatttgtgtggatcattgtattctacttttaaaatatctttcttaccatgcattttttaacaaacggttttaaacgcttttcaaagaccaactcggccgatccaaggcattgtgttcctttaacactaaGTTGTAGGCCTTAGGTGATTCAGCAATGATACTCTTCCCTTGGAAAAAGTAGGACATGTTCAATTGGTAAACCGACTGACCTAcgtctacatgtacacatatatATGGTAAATGCTTTTAAAGACTTTTAAggccattttaaaataattttgctgAATTTTCCCGCGGGCAAACAATCGGGCTTAATaattaagtaggaagaatatcatgctgcatttttaatttaaactgataAATAGAAATATCTTTTTGATTCCATAGATAACTGTAATATTACCCATAAAAATATGAGAACAATCTCCTCTGAATGCTTGTTCCAAAAAAGTCGAAATTTGAAACTGTGTTTTTCTTGCGTTGATTCCGGTTTTGTAACAAACTCTCATTGGAGAGTATTTTTGGTACTTAGTGAACAAAGGGAAATGTTGCGTTTCACTAGGCTTCATTTGACTGCACTGAGTCATAAACATTCGTTATGTGTAttctaaatacatgtacacatgtactgcTTTAAGTgcttggttgactactgtggtcgaccatttggaagcAGCCTccagcccatggtttcttcactggtcccaacagcacgttccattctaacatgtgtaaagcacataccggttgattttggcgctatataaattatCTCAGATTGATTGAGTGATTGATGTAGCGAAACGGcagaaggttgactagacttccaaatgagtcATTCGACCAAGTGCGTTACTGCGCATGTATGTTGCTGGGCAGTAGTCAACCACCGGTCGACGTTTGTGCCCACTGGAACTTTAACCGAAACACTCCATACTTGTTTGTGTGTGTAATTGTGTCcatttttaaattgataatCTCTTTTTATTTCACCATTTTAAAAGGCAACActtgacaataaaaataataagatACAGCAAATGCTTTGGTTGGTgagttcttgttttattttcaagaatACTTTGATTGCTTTTGATATAAATTCAAAAAGTTTACTTTAGAATCAAACTCAACTCCCTTCATCAGTTTTGTTAACAAATTCATTAGTAAAATTGGTCGAACAGTATGAAATAACTAactaaatattgtttaattaaaaaatggTATCACATTTGAATAAAACATAAACCTCTACAGCAGATAGTAGGACATTCTTAATGTATAtttacattataaaaacaatacCAGACAGAATATTCTGGttctgccaaaaaaaaaaaatggcatatTAAAAGATATATAAAATCTACGTATGTATGCAATGCCTACAAAGTGTTTTTTCCTGAGTCTTATTTCTACAGTTTAACTTATTTGATCTGtacatttctatttttttgtgGACAACAGTACATATACAGATACACAACGACATAAAAATACTAAATTATGAAAACTTAGGAAAAAGTTTttagtaaaaatttgaactatgTTTTACACTTCAAACACTATGTTTACAATTTGTAAAAGATTCAAAAATATTTGAGGTACAATACATGAAAGAATTTAAAAACTTAATGtcacttaaaggtactggatactattggtaattactccattgctcgttaccaagtaagtttttatgcttacaattattatgatcattgtaagcataaaaacttacttggtaacgagcaatggcgagctgttgatgatttaaacattgtgagaaactactccctctgaagtaacatagtttttgaagtAATTTCTGTTGAAATAGTGAGCATaatggtgtttgacaattaccaaaagtgtccagtgcctttaaaggtagggtcacagATTTGATTTGTCAACacaatgaatatttatgaggCAAAGCGTCAGTAAAGATACAATATAAGTCAAATGTGAAATTTTCAGCTAATTACATTGTCAACTTGCTAagaaaatggggaaaaaaactgttacaaaaCTTCTTTAAGAATGACAAACCCATCCACATCTAGTATGGAGAAGCgagtaccaaccacatctctggccACAGCATTGACGAATGGACGCCATGGAATTTTGAATCTCCATTCTTGCCTTTAGGTAAGTATTggagattttaaatttgttgacatACTTTATTGATTTCTTTTCCAAAGAgggcatttcagacaaaatgaTTTTGAAGAATGCTAAACCACCATTCACAGCTTTAAAGCAAGTAAGCTTTTCGGATAGAATAAAACCCCACAATTCTTTGAGGGTCATATCCAAAGTATGACCCTAAGGGTAGACTTTCCTCGTAATACCTTGTTaagaaaatggaaataaaactgTACAATTCTAAAATTTCATacctaaaaactattttgatgaaaacaaacctacaaaaataaacactaCAATTGTAACTTTTCCTCGAGAAATTTGAATTGTTGCTCCATTTCTTTTAATGACTTTGTTGCATCAAGAACCTGTTCGAGgaagataaaacaaacaaaacaaacataacattttttagtatgaaacaaataaaaagactaACAAGCCAATCACAATAATAcgtttaaattttgtttgcgGAAAATATTGTTCGCAGTTTGGTAGATTAAATGGTCGGCACTCACAAAATCTGTTTTCTGTTAAGGGGGCATGTTATAATGACGCCCACAGGAATTGCCTGGTTGccttgtgcttttgctgtggtgccctctttCAAGGCAGGGATCCAATACAAACCTACATTTGCCCCATACCagagaaaaattgctgtgcccccttcaAGAGAAAAGTTCaaggtcagggcccaatttcatacaaaagttgctaagcacagcaacacTATGCTTACTAGATTAAGGTCACCAACCAAAAtgccatgtcacgtgtacaattaaaaattgaaaGTTATGCAATTTTGCTAATCAAAGAGTTGATCGTAATAAATTTGTATGACAAGCGTCACACGTGGAACacgtttaaaatttcagaatgttttttttgcgacgaacagcatgcaagtttagaatgtaatttttgcactgtccgtttACAGTGACGCTCACAGTACGCagtgtgcaataaaaaaaaactggaagTAGGTTATAGGTTTTTattataccaccctccagttcgagcatctgattggtggattagcgcgtactggaagataatatTTGATATtccaggcatgtgagtaactatctatatatgaaaaaagaggaaaagacaatattcctatacttttgtacacagagagttaaggaaaaaagaggaaaatcaaaaccccaCAAGAGGAAaccagctgaaaagaggaagtctcacatgcctgataTTCAAGCCCTACCAAGAGTCAAAAGTAGACATGCTGAAGTGCTGAAATTAAATGGACCTACAGCCAGTTCAGGCAAGTGCTctagtcgcgccgaaccaaatagataagAAGCGACTATGGGTCGACCCAattaagttttggttttatacaggcg is part of the Asterias rubens chromosome 4, eAstRub1.3, whole genome shotgun sequence genome and harbors:
- the LOC117289599 gene encoding thymidine kinase 2, mitochondrial-like, coding for MPNLNQENLGVASHRRHVTNVRLTTVNNQSRTGKPDENKAAHRAVGPHEQSRPALVDISSVHSNNAIENINLTQQRPKTIVIEGNIGSGKSTLLKYFGQKDDIEVFPEPVHKWRDNKGQNMLDLLYQDPSRWSFAFQSYVQFTMLQVHQAQPRPTSRVKMMERSIHSGKYCFIENLYKSNKLQTPEYNVLSEWFDWLLTTKDLHVDHIVYLRSTPEQCQRRICERSRKEESGIPLEYLRELHEMHEDWLIRKTKFQLPAPVLVLDASKSLAEMEHQFKYLEDKLELNV